Genomic window (Syntrophales bacterium):
ACCAGTGCTTGCCCAGTACGTGGGAGGTTCCGCCTCCGGCGCCCGTGCGGGTCTGAGTCACACCGGTTCGCTGGCCGGGCCGGATTTTCTCTACGAAGGCATTTTTAAGCAGGCCGGGATCATTCGTTGCGATTCCATTGAAGAACTCTACACCCACGGCTGGACGCACGCGACCCAACCGCCGCTGCGCGGTCGCCGGCTTGCGGTTGTTACCAATTCCGGAGGACCGGGCACTGCGATCTCCCACAACGCCGATCAGGGAGGAATGATCGTCCCCCGTTTTTCCGACGGGTTGCAGGCAAAAATCAGGGAGTTGATTCCTCCCCATGGTTCCAGCGCCAATCCGGTTGATCTGACCTACCACCGGGAGATGAAGGTTCTGACCACTGTAATTCCGGAAATGATTATGGAAAGCGGCGAGATTGACGGTCTTGTCCTGCACGGAGCAGTGGGCTCCGGTTTTATAAAAATGGTTTACGACCACATGAAGGAGATGACGGGAGGAATGACGGAAGATGAGGCTTCCCGGCAGATGTCTCACGATATGACCGAGGCTCTGGCGCTCCCCTGGAAACATAACCTGCCGATGACGGTCAGCTCCTTTTTCGGTCGTGGCGATGACAATACGTCCAGATACATGGATGGCGATATCCCTGTTTTTGATTCTCCGGAGAAGGCGGCGCGGGGGATGGCCTCGCTGCTTTGCCGCCTGCGGATACGGGAGAGAAAGCCGATAGTGAAGCCGGTCCTGCCGGAAGTTGCCGCGGAGGGGGTGAGAATAATAAAAACCGCCCTTGCCGCCGGGCAGCGGGCCCTCGACGAGCATCAGTCTAAAAGACTCCTTGCCGCGTACGGCGTTCCCGTCACGCGGGAGCAATTAGCCGATTCTGAGGCAGAGGCCATAAAAGCGGCGGAGGAAATAGGGTTTCCACTTGCCATCAAGGCGTGTTCCCCGGAGATCATGCACAAATCCGGCAAAGGCTTGATTGAACTGAACATTCAGACAAAGGAGGCCCTGCTGAGGGCTTTTTGTGCGGTGCGAACCGCCGCCGGTGGAGATATCCCGATTTTAATCCAGCAAATGGTCGCCGGGAGCCGCGAGTTTGTCGCGGGCATGACGAGATTCCCTGGTTTTGGCCCCTGCGTGCTGTTCGGTCTGGGGGGGATATTTACCGAGGCGCTGCAAGACACCACCTTCCGCGCGGCGCCGTTCGGCATTATCGAGGCGGCGGAGATGCTCGAAGATATCAAGGCCAAAGCGCTGCTCGGCGAAATTCGCGGGATGCCGGCGGCAGACGCTCCCGCGCTTGCGGCCATTCTGCAAACGGTGGGAAATATCGCCGTTCTCCATCCGGAGATCGCCGAGATAGACCTCAATCCGCTTATTTTGGCAGGGGCTGATCCGCTTGTCGCCGACGTGCTTTTTGTCCTGGCAAGCTGATCCTGCGACTGGTTCTGCAATCCGATCAGTGGTGAAAGGAAATAAATATGGAACGAAGAGACTTTCTGAAAGTGGCGGCAGGGGCATCGGCAATTGTATTATGTCCGTTTGCCGAAGGCGTCGGGGCAGCTCCGAATCCCATTAAGACCAGACAATTTGCCTCTGGCGCTCCGACCAGGGTATTTCTGGCAGGTGTGGGCAAGGGCGCTTCCGAGCAAGATATAAAAACAGCGGTCCGAAATGCCGCCGAGGCGTCCACCGACTTTTCATGGCTGTCCAAGGGTGATGCCGTCTTCATCAAACCGGTAAATAATTCAGACAGCCCCTACCCCGCCACCACAAGCCCTGCAGCCATTGCCTCCATGATCGGACTCCTCAGGGAAAAGGGGGCGCGCAGGGTAATTGTGGGCGACATGTCCGGGGTCCGGAACCTGCGATTTTCTCCGAAATCTCTTTCCGGAAGCTCTCGCGCTTTGATGATTGCGTCAGGGTTGGCGAAGGCTGTTCAGACCTCTGGCGGAGAGCTGCACTGCTTCGAAGAAAGCGGGTGGGAGGCCTTTTATGAGGATTTTCCGTCTGCCGGTTCACACTGGAAGCGCGGCCTCATGATGCCCAATATTCTCAAGGAGATTCAGCACATCGTCCTGATGCCCCGCTGCTCCAGGCATGTATTGGCGGGGAGCTCATTGGGGCTGAAAGCCGCCGTGGGTTACTGGCGACATGACACACGCCTGGAATATCACCGGGATGCGGCCACTCTGCAGGAGAAAACAGCCGAAGGCAATACGGTTGCGACCCTGAGGGATAAACAGCGCCTCGTGATTTCGGCGGCAGACAAGGTGCTTGCCACCTATGGTCCGGACAACGGTTATGTCTTTGAACCGGATCATGGTCTGATAATCGCCTCTGACTCGGTGGTGGCCCACGACATGGTTTCGCTGGCCTGGCTTCTGGAAAACCGGCGCATTATGCCCGCTTCGGAAAGGGATGGTTTTATGGATACGAACAGGCTGATTCCCCAACTCGCCAATCGCATTGTGACCGGCTGGCTGGGCGGATGGGAAGCGGCTCTGGCGTCGGAAACAATGAACAAAGACAGCATCAACGCCATCTGGGATGACCGGGTACTTGCCCGCAGCTACGAGCTCTTTGGGGGCGTCCCGGCCATTCTGCTGGAGTCGGCTAACAGCGCATTTCCGGAAGCCCTGAAGAATCGCCTGAGCAGGATGACGGCAGTTCCGGCCTGGGCGTAATCGCCTGGATGCTATGGGCCTGTCCACAAATAACCTGAACATCTTGCATCTCATCTTTGGGCCATCTTTGGCTGCGACTCAATCACAAAATCCTCAACGTAGCGCTGCTACGTCTGCGGTTTTGTTCAATCGCCGCAACCAAATCTAACCCAAATCTGAGCGCAATCTTGCCCAGGTTATTTGTGGACAGGCCCTATGCAAGGTGCAGTCCATTAAAAAAGCCATTTAAAGCATTAGAAGAACGATTCCGGCGCAAAAGTGCGGGGAAGGCATCTATTGAAGCGAAAACAGGGGGATGTCCTGCGCGGTGTCAGCGGTTTTGTCAACTGCCAGGAGGGGAGTTTTTCGCTTTACCGCCGTGGAAATCATCCCTTTCGATCAGCCACGACAGGGAGAATCCGAAAACCAGGCCCCAGAAAGGCGCACCGATGTTGAATATCGCAACATTGGCAACGGTAACGATGAAGGTCAGAAGCGCACCGAAGGTAAATCGGTCTTGAAACGCGGTCGAAAACGCCGTCTGCAGTACGCGCAGCATCGCAAGCCCGGCCAGCGTTGTGATGAAAGCCGGAGGGGTTGCCAGCATCAGGTGGGTAAAGAGGGGCGATAACAACCCGAATATCAGCGCGAGCAAGCCAACCAGCAAGCCCGCCGTGTAATGCCGTTCTTTTTTCCCCGATCCTGAAATGATCGCATTGACGGGTCCCGTCAGACAGGTTGACACTGTGCCGACCAGAGCGGCCACCATTGACCCCACGCCGCAGGCAACCGTGATCGCATTGATCGGCGGCTGGTGCCCGGCAGTTTTGAGCACGGCGATCCCCTGACCGTTATGGACGACCAGCACCGTAATTGCCAGCGGCGCCACCAGTTCCACCATCGCCTTCCACGAAAATACCGGCGTATATAGATTAGGCCTTGCCAGATTAAGAAACTCTCCGTCCGCAGGTTGGAAAACCCCCAGGAAGGCAATTGCCGCAACGCCTGCGAGCAGTGCGCCGATAAGGGGGGGCACGAGGCGGCCGAGACGCGGCAGGGCGCTCAGCGCGAGAAATGCCGCCGTCATTGGCGCGGCAATCCAGAAATTGTCACGGATCGTAAAGATCAGATCCAAATCGAAGCGCAGGAAAACCCCCGCGACCATGCCCATGACAATCGGCATCGGGATGGCTTCCATAGTGCGGCGCACCCACCCACTCAGGCCGAGTACGAGCATCAGCAGTCCTGTGGCGATAAAAGCGCCAATTACCTCAGGGAAAGTCAGATGGGCCAGCGCCGGTCCGACCAGAACCGTACCCGGAATAGTCCAGAAAAATACAAGCGGCTGGCGGTACAGCCAGCAGAAGCCGATGCTGATGAGCCCATTGATGAAGAAGGAACCGAATATCCACGAGGCGAGATCTGATTCGCTCAGGCCCCCGTGTGTTCCCACCGAGAGGATGATTGCCACCGGCGCCGAGGCCGCAAATATGAAAGCGACGAACGCGTTTATTGCGTATTCGGCGCCGAAATTCGATATTACTGAGCTCGGTTTGAGCAGGGGCCAGCGGGGCTTCTCAAGTTGCATGGTTTCTTCTTAACGTAAGCCTCCTTAAGGAAGGGGCAATCGAACTTCATCAGGCGCATCTCCGGATGCGGCGCACTATCTGATGCGGGTTTGCAAGGCATTGCTTTTGACGGGCGGGACTATATGCAACAACGGATTCTTCTGTCAAGGCAATATTGGCCGCAAAAGATGCTCTGAGTCGTCGTTGCTGAGGGAAGGCTGCAAGCAGTTGCGAACGTCTTTGGGGAATCAATTAAGGAAAAAGCTATTTCCGGTCTTTTTTCTGCGGGCGCCTGAATAAGGCGGTTTTTTGTTTGCTATTTTCAGATAAGATGCTATCGGATGGAAGAATTTTACCTTGATTCGCGCAATGTGTTTTGCGATTGGATTATTATCGAAAAAAGAGGGTTTTAAAATTACAGGGATGATTATCAGATATGGAACAGATGCCGCTTTTTCTTGATGAATTTGTTTTGCTGAATGACGCCGCGAACGCTCTCAACGAACTGCGCCTCGATGAGGCACAGGTTTTATTGACCGACTACCGCAATCTCTATCCCGCCAACAGAGAAGATGTGGAAGAGAAGTTGCGGATCGTCCGGTTTTTGCAGGAGCAGTTGGGCTTGCTGCCGTCCGCCGGCCCGGAACTGCCCAGTTTGCTGTTTCAAATCTGGCGCTCCTTCGAGTCTTTCTGCGGTGCGCTGGCGCACAATGCCCGGGCGCCGGAAAAGCTCCGTCGCCGTTTTTTC
Coding sequences:
- a CDS encoding acetate--CoA ligase family protein, with translation MADNPLHLLMNPKSIAVAGASNNPEKMGTLQALSILKDGFPGQFYPVHPTEKTVLGHKAYPSASALPEAPDLLLLIVPTALVIPMLEDFAKLGTKRAIIISAGFKEVGPEGRALEERLQEIAKTYGLRFLGPNCMGIVNTALPLNLTIGKMDRRPGSLGMVSQSGTYVTQTLWYLHERGIRFSKAISCGNEANIDMVDALEYLGQDEQTKAIIMYIEGIRDGRRFIEAAQRITPHKPVLAQYVGGSASGARAGLSHTGSLAGPDFLYEGIFKQAGIIRCDSIEELYTHGWTHATQPPLRGRRLAVVTNSGGPGTAISHNADQGGMIVPRFSDGLQAKIRELIPPHGSSANPVDLTYHREMKVLTTVIPEMIMESGEIDGLVLHGAVGSGFIKMVYDHMKEMTGGMTEDEASRQMSHDMTEALALPWKHNLPMTVSSFFGRGDDNTSRYMDGDIPVFDSPEKAARGMASLLCRLRIRERKPIVKPVLPEVAAEGVRIIKTALAAGQRALDEHQSKRLLAAYGVPVTREQLADSEAEAIKAAEEIGFPLAIKACSPEIMHKSGKGLIELNIQTKEALLRAFCAVRTAAGGDIPILIQQMVAGSREFVAGMTRFPGFGPCVLFGLGGIFTEALQDTTFRAAPFGIIEAAEMLEDIKAKALLGEIRGMPAADAPALAAILQTVGNIAVLHPEIAEIDLNPLILAGADPLVADVLFVLAS
- a CDS encoding DUF362 domain-containing protein; translated protein: MERRDFLKVAAGASAIVLCPFAEGVGAAPNPIKTRQFASGAPTRVFLAGVGKGASEQDIKTAVRNAAEASTDFSWLSKGDAVFIKPVNNSDSPYPATTSPAAIASMIGLLREKGARRVIVGDMSGVRNLRFSPKSLSGSSRALMIASGLAKAVQTSGGELHCFEESGWEAFYEDFPSAGSHWKRGLMMPNILKEIQHIVLMPRCSRHVLAGSSLGLKAAVGYWRHDTRLEYHRDAATLQEKTAEGNTVATLRDKQRLVISAADKVLATYGPDNGYVFEPDHGLIIASDSVVAHDMVSLAWLLENRRIMPASERDGFMDTNRLIPQLANRIVTGWLGGWEAALASETMNKDSINAIWDDRVLARSYELFGGVPAILLESANSAFPEALKNRLSRMTAVPAWA
- a CDS encoding benzoate/H(+) symporter BenE family transporter, with the translated sequence MQLEKPRWPLLKPSSVISNFGAEYAINAFVAFIFAASAPVAIILSVGTHGGLSESDLASWIFGSFFINGLISIGFCWLYRQPLVFFWTIPGTVLVGPALAHLTFPEVIGAFIATGLLMLVLGLSGWVRRTMEAIPMPIVMGMVAGVFLRFDLDLIFTIRDNFWIAAPMTAAFLALSALPRLGRLVPPLIGALLAGVAAIAFLGVFQPADGEFLNLARPNLYTPVFSWKAMVELVAPLAITVLVVHNGQGIAVLKTAGHQPPINAITVACGVGSMVAALVGTVSTCLTGPVNAIISGSGKKERHYTAGLLVGLLALIFGLLSPLFTHLMLATPPAFITTLAGLAMLRVLQTAFSTAFQDRFTFGALLTFIVTVANVAIFNIGAPFWGLVFGFSLSWLIERDDFHGGKAKNSPPGS